A region from the Aegilops tauschii subsp. strangulata cultivar AL8/78 chromosome 5, Aet v6.0, whole genome shotgun sequence genome encodes:
- the LOC109781732 gene encoding F-box protein At1g53790-like — translation MATSPTGLGNTVVLPCPSLPDDVIMDIFARLPAKFVGRCRYLSRAWAAMLSSEDFADRHRRLANHRHSPRVFFLHHSSRDGPLMHVWSPQDSPNGAPLTLYVPKADNAKRALHIATLVCRGLAIFQTPCTEINYLCNPLTGQMAALPEREKMPWYWDDVLGRHYTSLGLGYDAHMKKHEVVCVYYGGARCDSEGLPRFAGCDLYVVNSNGRWPIQGKPPAWVSNTAGDEVGD, via the exons ATGGCAACTTCGCCGACCGGCCTGGGAAACACGGTGGTATTGCCGTGCCCCTCCCTCCCTGACGATGTCATCATGGACATTTTTGCGCGGCTGCCGGCCAAGTTTGTGGGCCGGTGCCGCTATCTCTCTCGCGCCTGGGCCGCCATGCTCTCCTCGGAGGACTTTGCTGATCGCCACCGTCGCCTCGCCAACCATCGCCACAGCCCTAGGGTCTTCTTCTTGCATCACTCGTCCCGCGATGGACCATTGATGCACGTCTGGTCGCCGCAGGACAGCCCTAACGGTGCACCATTGACCCTGTATGTTCCAAAGGCTGACAACGCCAAAAGGGCCTTACACATCGCCACACTTGTGTGTCGTGGCCTTGCCATCTTTCAAACACCCTGTACAGAAATCAACTATCTGTGCAACCCGTTGACTGGTCAGATGGCGGCGCTCCCAGAGCGTGAGAAGATGCCGTGGTACTGGGATGATGTTTTGGGTCGACATTATACGAGTCTAGGGCTCGGCTATGATGCACATATGAAGAAACATGAAGTTGTGTGCGTCTACTATGGGGGTGCCAGATGTGATAGCGAGGGACTCCCAAGGTTCGCGGGATGTGATCTTTATGTTGTCAATTCAAACGGCCGCTGGCCGATTCAAGGGAAGCCGCCCGCTTGG GTGAGTAACACCGCCGGGGATGAGGTGGGGGATTAG